A window of Choloepus didactylus isolate mChoDid1 chromosome 21, mChoDid1.pri, whole genome shotgun sequence contains these coding sequences:
- the MBLAC1 gene encoding metallo-beta-lactamase domain-containing protein 1, which translates to MSSLVRTEPLRGEPPLMVPGDPYSVVVLLRGYAEPEGGDGAVRADGSVTLVLPHAWDAASNHREPLPGDGGAKTSLEEAACGPILVDTGGPWAREALLGALAGQGVSPRDVTLVVGTHGHSDHIGNLGLFPEAALLVSHDFCLPGGLYLPHRLDEECPLRLGPGLEVWATPGHGGQRDVSLVVAGTALGTVVVAGDVFERVGDEDSWQALSEDPVAQERSRKRVLGAADVVVPGHGAPFRVVREASQPET; encoded by the coding sequence ATGAGCAGCCTCGTGCGGACCGAGCCGCTGCGCGGGGAGCCCCCTCTGATGGTTCCTGGAGACCCCTACTCCGTAGTGGTTCTGCTGCGGGGTTACGCAGAGCCCGAGGGAGGCGACGGCGCGGTGCGCGCTGATGGCTCCGTGACCCTGGTCCTGCCCCACGCCTGGGACGCGGCTTCCAACCACCGAGAGCCCCTGCCTGGGGATGGCGGAGCCAAGACCTCCTTGGAGGAGGCGGCCTGTGGCCCCATCCTCGTGGACACTGGGGGCCCCTGGGCTCGGGAGGCTTTGCTGGGGGCCCTGGCGGGGCAGGGTGTGAGCCCGAGAGACGTGACTCTGGTGGTGGGGACCCACGGGCACTCGGATCACATCGGGAACCTGGGCCTGTTCCCAGAGGCGGCTCTGCTGGTCTCGCACGACTTCTGCCTCCCCGGGGGCCTCTACCTCCCCCACAGACTGGATGAGGAGTGCCCCCTGCGGCTGGGTCCCGGGCTCGAGGTGTGGGCCACACCGGGCCATGGGGGCCAGCGGGACGTGAGCTTGGTGGTGGCTGGCACGGCCCTGGGCACCGTGGTGGTGGCGGGCGACGTGTTCGAGCGCGTTGGGGACGAGGACTCCTGGCAGGCGCTGAGCGAGGATCCGGTGGCCCAGGAGCGGAGCCGGAAGAGGGTCCTAGGCGCTGCCGATGTGGTCGTACCTGGTCACGGGGCCCCTtttagggtggtcagggaagcgTCGCAGCCAGAGACATAA
- the CNPY4 gene encoding protein canopy homolog 4, giving the protein MGPVLLGTLLLILAVFEAWAGTPKEEDDDTERLPSKCEVCKLLSLELQEELSRTGRSREVLELGQVLDTGKRKRHVPYSVSETRLEEALENLCERILDYSVHAERKGSLRYAKGQSQTMATLKGLVQKGVKVDLGIPLELWDEPSVEVTFLKKQCETMLEEFEDVVGDWYFHHQEQPLQRFLCEGHVLPAAETACLQETWTGKENERITDGQEKTEGEEEQEEEEEEEEEEEETNTPGHPKHDPEDL; this is encoded by the exons ATGGGACCTGTGCTGTTGGGAACGTTGCTTCTCATTTTGGCCGTGTTCGAGGCTTGGGCTGGGACGCCGAAGGAAGAGGACGATGATACAGAACGCTTGCCCAGCAAATGCGAAG tCTGTAAGCTGCTGAGCCTGGAGCTACAGGAGGAGCTGAGTCGCACTGGCAGGTCTCGAGAGGTGCTGGAGTTGGGGCAGGTGCTGGACACGGGCAAGAGGAAGAGACATGTCCCTTACAGCGTTTC GGAGACAAGGCTAGAAGAGGCCTTGGAGAATTTATGTGAGCGGATCCTGGATTACAGTGTTCACGCTGAGCGCAAGGGCTCCCTGAGATATGCCAAG GGTCAGAGTCAGACCATGGCAACCCTGAAAGGCCTGGTGCAGAAGGGGGTGAAGGTGGATCTGGGGATCCCTCTGGAGCTATGGGACGAGCCCAGCGTGGAAGTCACATTCCTCAAGAAGCAG TGTGAGACCATGCTGGAAGAGTTTGAAGATGTCGTGGGAGACTGGTACTTCCACCACCAGGAACAGCCTCTACAGCGTTTTCTCTGTGAAGGCCATGTGCTCCCAGCTGCAGAAACTG CATGTCTACAGGAAACCTGGACAGGGAAGGAGAATGAGAGGATCACAGATGGACAAGAAAAGACAGAAGgggaggaagagcaggaggaggaagaggaggaggaggaagaggaagaagagacaaATACACCAGGCCACCCCAAGCATGACCCAGAGGACCTTTGA